A window of the Plasmodium vivax chromosome 12, whole genome shotgun sequence genome harbors these coding sequences:
- a CDS encoding hypothetical protein, conserved (encoded by transcript PVX_083420A) — MARRRGAAPWPRALLVATLLAAHLWSALLALTINKEDSFLGKRANDDEVRISTVVFNMSDEKMYLSEEHFENLRALQNMLVVCFKSTEKKVILKDLGIDSVKSLFYENFKKEVYENIKLFFKFVKDNFSYLAKRLKEEKKKNNLTDEQYLSDDKLLDLLEDVISYDIEKNASYFEKLVQFITLRKCFTINFSLNLESTGAPIILMTEIDTQKNHVHFKVNNNLSEGEEQQIIYTKKDDESQKDKVPFLQSIINPLKTNSLVMKMAKRMTWPVSYFRNLCTKHNFQVASENWVEFFYNHNETLCHVETCGSGDCLFLSLQYLLDKNGVRTSSVIPNVSVPESSFVPWYVRNVKQTDDPKFNVSDLRYLSTFYFIKFFPGYTEDYEIDEQFINEKFNLLINLEFTNYYLKKDYLYKVMKGNKDDSKNNKSVLILISNYMNKYLFFGGRPPIANSEEAAADCTNGACKKGSADGGASGGGSGSASGSVSGSASGSGDRSASGSGGTSENGSASGNGGASTNGKGSANASGYGGGGPNALSNDKRGGGPIGDGDDKGNAPKGNQNSNKGRSDTSGGSKKSSRPAIRRSGSTNSMGNFRNAGGRSIAFGQSGSMGSGKASSGLGRRKNKSTNDFQSVMQDSSPPLSRYRSDRNLNLIDQRRKGSTSSSGDSAGMSEAKSTDSLLSEEDNVVQLQKVEDAKEGKKAGKDMHFRVTYGPSRSPASSVTAKNETITISLRSDGSGSGSGRRDSVSSGHSVGSSSGRRDSTSSGHSVGSSSGRRDSTSSINSVGSRSGHSSGHGSGQGERGRRPTVLRNPSLPIASRVTGYPPPNVVDGSTLKYTDKKKNVEAPNAAPTASAVSAKDEYEHVVVPHSSDGANSKALDIVRPKRYLTNQGVLYSHSRSSPKQSDMRLALIESEKKNRLQSRSITGSTESVASTDSVGSVGSLGSVGSVGSLGSVGSLGSVGSLGSVGSLASTESLASTDATEENENGNQNGNDNDDNGEEETEEADEAEGANKMDGADPNNAATEYDEILEEVHESGYRIYELIFFKLVSLSANKMTYDDLKKVKRKNMHKLIGANLKSKVIGSHVFMKQITQGTILPFFNYVNIKNKLNNVNRKANYANPDLYVIIMRTTFNKKIKRPKDGLVTKSLIFKHNGDSISYWSIKNNNYHFTCDNKVIETKTIEEKASAFFYERTRTGHIHWGDETDYEGFQKMFNIGLITFINNNTKFFFSKNTFKDYPVYFLIYFYSGIHFEPGIHISLQNDREVYNSSYERTRIPPSFRQVPED, encoded by the coding sequence ATGGCGCGGAGAAGGGGAGCGGCGCCGTGGCCGCGCGCGCTGCTGGTGGCGACCCTGCTGGCGGCCCACCTGTGGAGCGCGCTGCTGGCCCTGACGATAAACAAAGAAGACAGCTTTCTGGGCAAACGTGCAAATGACGACGAGGTGAGGATATCCACAGTGGTATTCAACATGAGCgacgaaaaaatgtacctcAGTGAAGAGCACTTTGAAAATCTGAGAGCGTTGCAAAACATGCTAGTGGTCTGTTTCAAGTCCACCGAAAAGAAGGTAATTCTAAAAGACTTAGGGATAGATAGTGTGaagtcccttttttatgaaaattttaaaaaggaggtctacgaaaatataaagctattttttaaatttgtaaaagACAATTTTTCATACCTTGCGAAAAGGctaaaggaggaaaaaaaaaaaaacaacctaACGGATGAGCAGTACCTCTCAGATGATAAGCTGTTGGACCTACTGGAAGACGTAATCAGCTACGAcatagaaaaaaacgcatccTATTTTGAAAAGCTAGTTCAATTTATAACCCTCCGAAAATGCTTTACAATCAATTTCTCCTTAAACCTGGAGAGTACAGGCGCCCCTATCATCCTCATGACAGAAATTGATACCCAAAAAAACCACGTGCATTTTAAAGTGAATAATAACCTATCCGAAGGGGAGGAAcaacaaataatatacacGAAAAAGGATGACGAATCACAGAAGGATAAGGTACCCTTTTTACAAAGCATCATCAACCCGCTGAAGACAAACAGCCTTGTTATGAAAATGGCCAAACGGATGACTTGGCCGGTTAGCTACTTCCGAAATTTATGTACGAAGCATAATTTTCAAGTAGCCTCAGAAAATTGGGTAGAATTTTTCTACAACCATAATGAGACCCTATGTCATGTGGAAACTTGTGGGTCAGGGGATTGTCTCTTTTTATCTCTGCAATATTTATTAGACAAAAATGGAGTGCGAACTAGTAGTGTGATCCCCAATGTGAGCGTCCCGGAGAGCTCCTTCGTCCCTTGGTATGTAAGAAACGTAAAACAAACGGATGATCCCAAGTTTAATGTTAGTGATTTGAGGTACCTCagcactttttattttattaaattttttcctggATACACGGAAGACTACGAAATAGACGAGCAATTTATAAACGAAAAATTTAACCTTCTCATTAACCTAGAATTTACCAATTACTACCTGAAGAAGGATTACCTCTACAAGGTGATGAAGGGGAATAAAGACGACTCGAAGAACAACAAGTCCGTTTTGATTCTCATTTCGAATTACATGAACAAGTACCTCTTCTTCGGCGGGCGGCCCCCCATCGCCAACTCGGAGGAGGCCGCCGCTGATTGCACCAACGGCGCCTGCAAGAAGGGGAGCGCGGATGGAGGTGCAAGCGGGGGTGGAAGTGGAAGTGCAAGCGGAAGTGTAAGCGGAAGTGCGAGCGGAAGTGGAGACCGAAGTGCAAGCGGAAGTGGAGGCACAAGCGAAAATGGAAGTGCAAGCGGAAATGGAGGTGCAAGCACAAACGGAAAGGGAAGCGCAAATGCAAGTGGGTACGGAGGGGGAGGCCCAAACGCGCTGAGCAACGACAAACGGGGCGGGGGGCCCATCGGAGACGGAGACGACAAGGGCAACGCCCCAAAAGGCAACCAAAACAGTAACAAAGGCAGAAGCGATACCAGCGGGGGGAGCAAGAAGAGCTCCAGACCAGCCATCAGACGCAGCGGCAGCACGAACAGCATGGGCAACTTCAGAAACGCTGGCGGTAGGTCCATAGCCTTCGGCCAAAGTGGCAGcatgggaagcggcaaagcgagCAGTGGGCTCGGCAGACGCAAGAACAAAAGTACCAACGATTTTCAAAGCGTCATGCAGGATAGCTCTCCTCCCCTAAGTCGCTATCGCAGTGATCGCAACTTAAATTTGATAGACCAACGACGGAAGGGGTCCACGAGCAGTAGCGGTGACAGCGCCGGCATGAGCGAGGCCAAGTCAACCGACTCGCTTCTCTCAGAGGAAGATAATGTGGTGCAGCTCCAGAAGGTGGAAGATGccaaggaggggaaaaaagccgGAAAGGACATGCACTTCCGAGTGACCTACGGGCCCAGCCGCTCCCCCGCGAGCTCCGTCACGGCGAAGAACGAGACCATCACCATCTCGCTCAGGAGCGACGGTagcggcagcggcagcggcCGTAGAGACAGTGTCAGCAGCGGGCATAGCGTCGGTAGCAGCAGCGGTCGCAGAGACAGTACCAGCAGCGGGCATAGCGTCGGTAGCAGCAGCGGTCGCAGAGACAGTACCAGCAGCATCAATAGCGTCGGCAGTAGGAGCGGCCATAGTAGCGGCCACGGCAGCGGGCAAGGCGAGCGGGGAAGGAGGCCCACCGTGCTGAGGAACCCATCCCTCCCAATTGCGTCCCGAGTCACGGGCTACCCCCCCCCGAATGTCGTGGACGGAAGTACGCTGAAATACACagacaagaagaaaaacgtgGAGGCGCCAAACGCAGCACCCACTGCATCCGCAGTATCTGCGAAGGATGAGTACGAACACGTAGTGGTGCCCCACTCATCAGACGGCGCAAACAGCAAAGCCCTGGACATTGTGAGACCCAAAAGGTACTTGACCAACCAAGGGGTCCTATACAGCCACTCTAGGAGTAGCCCCAAACAGTCCGACATGCGTTTGGCGCTGAttgaaagcgaaaaaaaaaaccgccTGCAGAGTAGGTCCATAACGGGATCGACGGAATCGGTAGCGTCGACGGATTCGGTAGGATCGGTGGGATCGCTAGGATCAGTAGGATCGGTGGGGTCGTTAGGATCGGTGGGGTCGTTAGGATCGGTGGGGTCGTTAGGATCGGTAGGATCGTTAGCATCCACAGAATCGTTAGCATCCACTGATGCCACGGAAGAGAACGAAAATGGCAACCAAAATGGCAACGATAATGACGATaacggggaggaggagacGGAGGAAGCGGATGAGGCGGAGGGGGCGAACAAAATGGACGGCGCAGACCCAAACAATGCGGCGACCGAATACGACGAAATACTGGAAGAAGTGCACGAGTCAGGCTACAGAATCTACGAGCTTATCTTCTTCAAACTAGTGTCCCTGTCGGCCAACAAAATGACCTATGATGATCTAAAGAaggttaaaaggaaaaacatgcACAAATTAATCGGCGCAAATCTCAAGTCCAAAGTAATCGGCTCGCACGTTTTCATGAAGCAAATAACGCAGGGGACcattcttccattttttaactatGTCAACataaagaacaaattaaataatgtaaaccGAAAGGCGAATTATGCCAATCCAGATCTCTACGTCATTATCATGAGGACTACcttcaacaaaaaaattaaaagaccAAAGGATGGGCTAGTCACCAAGAGTCTAATATTCAAACACAATGGAGACAGCATATCGTACTGgtctattaaaaataataattaccaTTTCACTTGCGATAATAAAGTTATTGAAACGAAAACAATTGAAGAAAAGGCTTCTGCCTTCTTCTACGAGAGGACAAGGACAGGACACATCCACTGGGGGGATGAGACTGACTATGAGGGCTTCCAGAAAATGTTTAACATTGGCTTAATTacttttattaataataacaccaagttttttttttcgaaaaatacCTTCAAAGATTACCCTGTctattttttgatttatttttactccGGCATTCACTTCGAGCCCGGCATCCACATTTCGCTGCAGAACGACCGGGAGGTCTACAACTCCTCCTACGAGCGCACCAGGATTCCGCCCTCCTTCCGCCAGGTGCCCGAGGATTAA